The Bacteroides ovatus genomic interval ACAGGTTATTTATCACGACCGGGTAGTACCTTTCAACACATTAGCCCGTGATTTCATTCAGAAACTGACAGGAGAAGCTTCATATAAAGGATTGACACCTGAACAAGTGATAGGTGGCTGGTTACTTTATCCGGAAGTGTGGAGAAATGAGCCATTGATATACATCAAAAATACAGAATTACAGCATTTATTAAACTTACAAACACCTTATGCTCGATTAACTGATTTATTTGACGGTTCTGTTTACCGTCTCCGTGAACATTGGCAACGTGAACAAGGACAACAAAACAAACTCGCCAAAGCAATCCAGGAAACAGATGAAAAAGTAGGCCTGATCCTGATGTTGGAAAAAGGAACATTCATCCATCCATTACCCACTGATGGCAGCGTGCAACCTCTCTCCGAACTGGAAGTGAAAGCAGAATTACTCTACAACCGGATTCCGTTCAGCAAGATTCTTTTTATGATAAATCTGTCATTGGGAGTGTTGTCTTTCCTGCTTCTACTTCATAACAGCCTGCAAAGAAATATCCTCTCGCCCAAAGCCAAAACGATTTCCCGCACAGCAGGAACTTTCTTTTCTGTTGCACTCTATCTTGCTTTCATATTCCATTTAGCAGGATATTGCCTGCGCTGGTACATCGGCGGTCGTATTCCACTTAGCAACGGTTACGAAACCATGCAGTTTATGGCTCTTTGTATTCTTTTGATAGCCTGTCTGCTCCATCGAAGATTTTCATTTATACTTCCATTCGGATTCCTCCTCTCCGGCTTTGCTTTGTTGGTTTCCTATCTGGGACAAATGAATCCCCAGATAACCCCATTAATGCCGGTGCTCGTCTCTCCATGGCTAAGTATTCATGTTTCATTGATTATGATGTCTTATGCCCTATTGGCATTCATCATGCTAAACGGAATACTGGCATTATGCCTCCGGAAAAAAGAATCGGAAAACAATGTCTCCGGAAACGACGCTATACAAGACAACCGGATAGAACAGTTGACGCTAGTCAGCCGCTTGCTGCTCTACCCTGCCACCTTCTTTTTAGGAGCAGGCATCTTTCTGGGAGCAGTTTGGGCAAACGTTTCCTGGGGACGATACTGGGCGTGGGACCCGAAAGAAGTATGGGCACTGATTACTTTTCTGGTATATGGAGTAGCCTTCCATTCACAAAGTCTGCGCATTTTCCGCAAGCCTCTATTCTTCCATATCTATATGATTCTTGCTTTCCTGACCGTCTTAATGACCTATTTCGGGGTAAATTATGTTCTTGGAGGGATGCATAGTTATGCAAACGCCTGAACCACCATATATAGCTAGTAATTGATAGAAGAATACCCATTTTAAGGGATTGCGGGAAAAGCGGAAAGCCCCTATCTTTGCAGTATCAGAATTAAATTAATTAGTCATAATTATATTACGTAGCCACATTAAAAATACATAGAAATCGGCCGAAGTGATTCACCCGCATTTCTTTTATTTGGTTGTTAAGTTGAAAAACCATATAATGTATTCATTTTGGAATATGAATAGATGACATATTCTAAAAGAGGCAAGGACGTCCGGCTTGTGAAAGCCGGACGTTTTTTTATATCAGTAAGAGAATAAAGTGAGAGAGCTCATGCATTCATGAGCTCTTTCCAACCAGCCGTTTCAAAAGCGATATACTCCGCTATAAACTTCTCCATCTCTTCTTTCTTCACAGGATGCAACACCAGCTCTTCGAGTAGGGCAAACAACCATACCGTATTCAGGTGAATAAAGAAGTTAGTTATTGCTATATTGATATGCGGATATTTCTGCTTCATTCCTTGAAAAAAAACAGAAATCGTACGCGTCATCAAATCTGTATATTCAGAACGGAAGTTCTCCAAAACAGAACCTTGTGCCTGAAAAAGCAGCAACCGCAAACGGTCACGATGTTCAGAGACCAATCTGATATATTCCCGTACAGACATTTTCTGATAATCCGAATCCATAAAGACGTCTATCGTCATCTG includes:
- a CDS encoding TetR/AcrR family transcriptional regulator; amino-acid sequence: MQFLKGDIQEGILKAAEEVFLEKGYKDASMREIASRAGVTVSNIYHYFTNKDEIFRTILKPVLNDLYAMIYNHDADQMTIDVFMDSDYQKMSVREYIRLVSEHRDRLRLLLFQAQGSVLENFRSEYTDLMTRTISVFFQGMKQKYPHINIAITNFFIHLNTVWLFALLEELVLHPVKKEEMEKFIAEYIAFETAGWKELMNA
- the ccsA gene encoding cytochrome c biogenesis protein CcsA, coding for MKRLLIILYICLVGLLAVTTFVEQAYGTDFVERNIYHTCWFCCLWGTIATIALVALIRRALWRRFPILLFHGSLLVILVGAMITFIGSKKGYVHLLPGATIDSFQESESGRKADLPFTIQLDSFRIAYYPGTEAPADYISYITYSLPGQKNVLLHEQISMNRIFTSQGFRFYQSSFDDDGKGSWLTVNYDPWGTGVTYAGYILLGLSMIWLLFSRSSDFRRLLNHPLLKKGGVFILFIFCLAGNMQAQKKLLPALKQTQADSLAQEQVIYHDRVVPFNTLARDFIQKLTGEASYKGLTPEQVIGGWLLYPEVWRNEPLIYIKNTELQHLLNLQTPYARLTDLFDGSVYRLREHWQREQGQQNKLAKAIQETDEKVGLILMLEKGTFIHPLPTDGSVQPLSELEVKAELLYNRIPFSKILFMINLSLGVLSFLLLLHNSLQRNILSPKAKTISRTAGTFFSVALYLAFIFHLAGYCLRWYIGGRIPLSNGYETMQFMALCILLIACLLHRRFSFILPFGFLLSGFALLVSYLGQMNPQITPLMPVLVSPWLSIHVSLIMMSYALLAFIMLNGILALCLRKKESENNVSGNDAIQDNRIEQLTLVSRLLLYPATFFLGAGIFLGAVWANVSWGRYWAWDPKEVWALITFLVYGVAFHSQSLRIFRKPLFFHIYMILAFLTVLMTYFGVNYVLGGMHSYANA